One region of Mucilaginibacter sp. 14171R-50 genomic DNA includes:
- a CDS encoding RNA-binding protein: MVKIFVGGFPLEMTELELVQIVAPYGDVCTIKIVRDKKTKICKGYAFLEVADRHGAEQIIAALNGTMLGGRQLSISIKEDEPVVVKPRIYTRLRRPDEPVKARRPRRV, from the coding sequence ATGGTTAAAATATTTGTTGGCGGTTTCCCGCTGGAAATGACGGAATTAGAACTCGTTCAGATTGTTGCGCCGTATGGCGACGTTTGCACCATCAAGATAGTGCGTGATAAAAAGACGAAAATATGCAAGGGGTACGCTTTTTTAGAAGTGGCAGACCGGCACGGGGCCGAACAAATAATAGCGGCGCTGAACGGCACTATGCTTGGCGGCCGGCAGTTGTCTATCAGTATTAAGGAAGATGAACCGGTTGTGGTAAAACCCCGGATTTATACCAGGCTAAGGCGCCCCGACGAACCGGTTAAAGCCAGGCGGCCCCGCCGTGTTTAA